A single window of Sneathiella limimaris DNA harbors:
- a CDS encoding branched-chain amino acid ABC transporter permease, protein MTSTLLIEQLLNGLQFGVMLFLMAAGLTLVFGVMGLINLAHGALYMVGAFACATIATWTGSFWLGLAASLIAAAAAGAIVEIAVIRRLYKRDHLDQVLATFALILIFSEGTRYVFGSFPLFLNVPEILSGPITLPGGLQYPLYRFGLIVVGFAVAIGLYLLITKTRLGIRIRAGESDRDMIAALGIDIRLLYTVVFALGAALAGFAGALVGALQSVQVGMGEPVLILAFVVIVIGGIGSIKGALVGAILVGVVDTLGRFLLPLTFKLFMTNSDATAVGSALASMLIYILMAIILVVKPKGLFPANG, encoded by the coding sequence ATGACGTCAACACTTCTCATTGAGCAGCTTCTGAACGGTTTGCAGTTCGGAGTGATGCTGTTCCTGATGGCGGCTGGGCTGACCCTGGTTTTTGGGGTGATGGGGCTGATTAACCTGGCCCATGGTGCACTCTACATGGTTGGTGCCTTTGCTTGCGCGACTATTGCTACCTGGACTGGCTCTTTTTGGCTAGGCCTTGCGGCAAGTCTCATCGCGGCAGCGGCAGCCGGTGCAATAGTTGAGATTGCGGTGATCCGAAGATTGTATAAGCGAGATCATCTGGATCAGGTGTTGGCGACCTTTGCGCTTATTCTGATTTTTTCCGAAGGCACGCGGTATGTTTTTGGATCATTTCCGCTGTTCCTGAATGTACCCGAAATTCTCTCAGGTCCGATCACCTTGCCAGGTGGACTGCAGTATCCGCTGTATCGCTTTGGCTTGATAGTTGTGGGATTTGCCGTGGCAATTGGGCTTTATCTGCTGATTACCAAAACGCGGCTCGGAATCCGGATCCGGGCAGGCGAGTCCGATCGGGATATGATTGCCGCGCTTGGAATTGATATTCGTCTTCTCTACACCGTTGTTTTCGCCCTTGGGGCGGCATTGGCTGGATTTGCAGGTGCACTGGTTGGCGCGTTGCAATCGGTGCAGGTCGGCATGGGTGAGCCTGTCTTGATCCTTGCCTTTGTGGTCATTGTGATCGGTGGTATCGGCTCTATTAAGGGGGCGCTGGTTGGCGCCATACTGGTGGGCGTTGTAGATACTCTTGGCCGGTTCCTGCTGCCACTTACCTTTAAACTTTTCATGACTAATTCGGATGCGACGGCTGTCGGATCCGCGCTGGCCTCCATGCTGATCTATATCCTGATGGCCATAATTCTGGTGGTGAAACCCAAAGGACTGTTCCCTGCAAATGGTTAA
- a CDS encoding ABC transporter substrate-binding protein, translated as MCLAGTAMAEPVKVGMITTLTGGGSGLGIDVRDGFMLAVKQAGNKDLEVVIEDDARKPALAVQIADKMIQSEKVDILTGIIWSNLAMAVIPSTVKQGKFYISPNAGPSALAGKGCDANYFNAAYQNDNLHEAMGAYATMAGFEKTFIMAPNYPAGKDSLTGFKRFFEGTVAEEVYTKLGQKDYAAEIAQIRASGADSVFIFLPGGMGIAFMKQFAQSGVDIPVMGPAFSFDQGILKAVGPNAVGVKNSSHWSKDLDNDANKAFVKGFQDEYGRLPSLYAVQGFDAANLILSAMAKADVNDKEAFRAALKEANIQSPRGAFKFGNNQHPIQTIYVREVIKEGDIYTNKIVGVALENHQDAYAKDCKL; from the coding sequence ATGTGCCTGGCAGGCACCGCGATGGCGGAGCCTGTTAAAGTCGGCATGATTACAACCCTGACCGGCGGTGGTTCCGGGCTGGGTATTGATGTCCGGGACGGGTTTATGCTGGCTGTTAAACAGGCAGGTAACAAGGATCTGGAAGTGGTTATCGAGGATGACGCCCGTAAACCAGCCCTTGCGGTTCAAATCGCTGATAAAATGATTCAGAGCGAAAAGGTTGATATCCTGACTGGTATCATCTGGTCCAACCTGGCGATGGCAGTTATCCCAAGCACTGTAAAGCAGGGTAAATTCTATATTTCTCCAAATGCGGGTCCATCCGCACTTGCTGGTAAAGGCTGCGATGCCAACTACTTTAACGCAGCGTATCAGAACGATAACCTGCATGAAGCGATGGGTGCTTATGCAACAATGGCTGGGTTTGAAAAAACCTTTATCATGGCGCCTAACTATCCAGCGGGTAAAGACAGTCTGACTGGTTTCAAACGCTTCTTCGAAGGTACAGTGGCAGAAGAAGTTTATACGAAACTGGGCCAGAAAGACTATGCAGCTGAAATTGCCCAGATCCGGGCTTCTGGTGCTGATAGCGTCTTCATCTTCTTGCCAGGTGGTATGGGCATTGCCTTCATGAAGCAGTTTGCTCAGTCCGGTGTTGATATTCCGGTGATGGGTCCTGCTTTCTCCTTCGATCAGGGTATCCTGAAAGCTGTTGGTCCAAATGCGGTTGGCGTGAAAAACTCCTCTCATTGGTCAAAAGACCTGGATAACGATGCAAACAAAGCGTTCGTCAAGGGTTTCCAGGATGAATATGGCCGTCTGCCATCTTTGTATGCCGTTCAGGGCTTTGACGCTGCGAACCTGATCCTGTCAGCTATGGCGAAAGCGGATGTTAATGATAAGGAAGCGTTCCGTGCGGCTTTGAAAGAAGCCAACATCCAGTCACCACGTGGTGCCTTTAAATTTGGCAACAACCAGCATCCAATCCAGACAATTTATGTCCGGGAAGTGATCAAGGAAGGTGACATTTACACCAACAAGATCGTCGGTGTGGCACTGGAAAACCACCAGGATGCCTACGCTAAAGATTGTAAACTGTAA
- a CDS encoding AMP-binding protein: protein MLGPTAHEDSFTRDNLPPEDQWPEFRLDGFDYPDYLNAGVELTDGMVEKGFGDHTALIGNGRRRTYKELADWSNRLANALVDDYGLKPGNRVMIRSANNPAMVACWLAATKAGAVVVNTMPLLRAGELGQIIDKAEISMALCDTRLMDELVSAAKDSKFLEAVIGFDGTANFDAELDRIALNKPVKFEAVKTGRDDVALLGFTSGTTGEPKATMHFHRDLLAIADGYAAEVLGVTPEDVFVGSPPLAFTFGLGGLAIFPLRFGAAATLLESASPPEMIKIIEDYKATICFTAPTAYRVMLRAMDEGADLSSLRAAVSAGETLPGPVYEEWLEKTGKPMLDGIGATEMLHIFISNRFGDSMPACTGKPVTGYQAKIVDENMTEVPRGEVGYLAVKGPTGCRYLADERQKKYVRDGWNLTGDSFYQDEDGYFHFAARSDDMIISSGYNIAGPEVEAALLAHTAVMECAVIGVPDEERGQIVQAHVVLVEGYEAVEETVKILQDHVKATLAPYKYPRSVKFVSQLPKTQTGKIQRFRLREGLA from the coding sequence ATGCTGGGACCAACTGCGCACGAGGACAGTTTTACGCGCGATAACCTGCCGCCTGAAGATCAGTGGCCGGAGTTCCGCTTGGACGGGTTTGACTATCCTGACTACCTGAATGCCGGGGTCGAGCTGACCGATGGCATGGTGGAAAAGGGATTTGGGGACCATACAGCCCTGATCGGGAATGGTCGCCGCCGGACCTATAAGGAGCTAGCTGACTGGTCTAACCGACTGGCCAATGCGCTGGTTGATGATTACGGCTTGAAGCCTGGAAACCGTGTGATGATCCGGTCTGCCAATAATCCGGCGATGGTTGCCTGCTGGCTGGCAGCCACCAAGGCGGGCGCGGTTGTTGTGAATACCATGCCGCTACTGAGAGCAGGAGAGCTTGGCCAGATTATCGATAAAGCCGAGATTTCCATGGCGCTTTGTGATACCCGCCTGATGGATGAACTGGTCTCTGCTGCGAAAGACAGCAAGTTTCTGGAGGCCGTAATCGGCTTTGACGGGACTGCCAATTTTGATGCGGAGCTGGACCGGATCGCCTTGAATAAGCCCGTGAAGTTTGAGGCTGTTAAAACAGGTCGTGATGACGTGGCGCTGCTGGGCTTCACATCCGGCACGACGGGTGAGCCAAAAGCAACCATGCATTTTCACCGGGACTTGCTGGCGATTGCAGATGGGTATGCTGCCGAGGTTCTGGGCGTAACCCCTGAGGATGTTTTTGTGGGATCCCCACCGCTCGCCTTTACCTTCGGTTTGGGCGGTTTGGCAATTTTCCCACTGCGTTTCGGGGCGGCGGCAACCTTGCTGGAAAGTGCATCCCCACCAGAGATGATCAAAATCATCGAGGATTACAAGGCAACGATCTGCTTCACGGCGCCAACAGCCTATCGGGTGATGCTCCGGGCGATGGATGAAGGGGCGGATTTGTCATCTTTGCGGGCAGCGGTATCAGCGGGTGAAACCTTGCCGGGCCCTGTTTATGAAGAATGGCTGGAGAAAACTGGTAAGCCTATGCTGGATGGAATTGGTGCGACTGAAATGCTGCATATTTTCATTTCAAACCGGTTTGGCGATTCCATGCCAGCTTGTACAGGTAAACCCGTTACCGGGTATCAGGCGAAAATTGTGGATGAAAATATGACCGAGGTCCCCCGCGGAGAGGTTGGGTATCTTGCGGTTAAAGGTCCAACAGGGTGCCGGTATCTGGCTGATGAGCGGCAGAAAAAATACGTCCGGGATGGTTGGAACCTGACCGGAGATTCTTTTTATCAGGATGAGGATGGGTATTTTCATTTCGCCGCCCGCTCTGACGATATGATTATTTCATCTGGGTATAACATTGCCGGACCGGAGGTGGAGGCAGCTCTGCTTGCCCATACGGCAGTGATGGAATGTGCGGTTATTGGGGTTCCGGATGAGGAGCGCGGACAGATTGTTCAGGCCCATGTGGTTCTGGTCGAGGGATACGAAGCTGTTGAAGAGACTGTGAAAATCTTGCAGGATCACGTCAAGGCAACTCTTGCTCCCTACAAATATCCACGGTCTGTCAAATTTGTATCGCAATTGCCCAAGACACAGACGGGTAAAATACAGAGATTTCGCTTACGTGAAGGACTGGCGTGA